Proteins from a single region of bacterium:
- a CDS encoding DUF3108 domain-containing protein gives MIKWTVLLLVPFLLTAKTRFVGNSDLNQFEREELTFSLSFRGVAAARARMRCETLSEQVWRIQVDTDTKFWADLVFPVCNRYITLIDQLSGRVVQVEKKIKQKNLSQEMAVFYDYAAGRAHASHGFDWKIGDELQTLFSLLYQLRGMDPAPSDSLHCLLEIESQLWVVTGQVQVGEPVDGSFSDLPVRSIMLDFVPQRPLKPREWKTDLLTNRFGRQGKLILKMGPAPENLPIWMQIGGGSNPVSMKLLSRKKG, from the coding sequence ATGATCAAGTGGACCGTCCTGCTGCTCGTCCCGTTTCTGCTGACCGCAAAAACCAGGTTCGTCGGCAACAGCGATCTGAACCAATTCGAACGCGAAGAGCTGACTTTCTCCCTTTCGTTCCGCGGCGTCGCAGCAGCCAGAGCGCGGATGCGTTGTGAAACGCTTTCCGAACAGGTGTGGCGGATTCAGGTCGACACGGACACCAAATTCTGGGCAGACCTGGTCTTTCCGGTATGCAACCGATATATCACTTTGATCGACCAACTAAGCGGACGGGTTGTCCAGGTCGAAAAAAAAATTAAACAAAAAAACCTGTCTCAAGAAATGGCGGTGTTCTATGATTACGCCGCCGGTCGCGCCCATGCTTCGCATGGTTTTGATTGGAAGATCGGCGACGAGTTGCAGACGCTCTTCTCCCTGCTCTATCAATTGCGTGGCATGGATCCGGCGCCATCGGACTCGCTGCATTGCCTTTTGGAAATCGAAAGCCAACTATGGGTCGTCACCGGTCAGGTGCAAGTCGGCGAGCCGGTCGACGGATCTTTCTCCGATCTGCCGGTGCGCAGCATCATGCTCGACTTTGTTCCGCAGAGACCATTGAAGCCCAGGGAATGGAAAACCGACCTGTTGACCAATCGCTTTGGCCGCCAGGGCAAATTGATTCTCAAAATGGGACCGGCCCCTGAGAACCTGCCGATCTGGATGCAAATCGGCGGGGGCAGCAATCCGGTTTCCATGAAATTGCTCTCGCGCAAAAAAGGATGA
- a CDS encoding radical SAM protein: MALLRPLLLQYYITEQCNCRCRVCDIWRKGRTDNAALAVVVRRLNEARRLGVRFVDFTGGEPLLHPQLPAMLRAAQACGLKTTLTTNALLYPLRCKELAGLVHFLHFSLDGADAEVHNRLRGAQVFDSVLHSLDLARSCGERPDITFTVGRHNLNQLPLLSRIAGELRLILIVNPVFRHQGYQPLSEQELSYIEGFVTRPYVYINTALHRLLRQGGNQIALPRCRAMDSVLVISPDNRLLAPCYHFVQEAQQITDLEDLYHSNWFRALRERQGAFPACAGCSLNCYFDPSFHYQLDRFFFDSLAAKFRYVRYKYLSPLAASSKPAATVFHQITNEKC, encoded by the coding sequence ATGGCCCTTCTTCGTCCTTTGCTCCTGCAGTATTATATCACCGAACAGTGCAATTGCCGCTGCCGCGTCTGCGACATCTGGCGCAAGGGACGAACGGACAACGCCGCCCTCGCGGTGGTGGTACGACGCCTGAACGAGGCGCGCCGGCTCGGCGTTCGTTTCGTGGATTTTACTGGCGGGGAGCCGCTGCTCCATCCTCAGCTGCCGGCGATGCTGCGCGCGGCTCAAGCCTGTGGATTGAAGACCACTCTGACCACCAATGCGCTGCTCTATCCGCTGCGTTGCAAGGAACTTGCCGGTCTGGTTCATTTTCTCCACTTTTCGCTCGATGGCGCTGACGCGGAGGTGCACAACCGTTTGCGCGGCGCGCAAGTCTTCGACAGCGTACTCCACAGCCTGGACCTGGCGCGAAGCTGCGGCGAACGACCGGATATCACGTTTACCGTTGGAAGGCACAATCTGAACCAATTGCCGCTGCTGAGCCGTATCGCCGGGGAGCTCAGGTTGATCCTCATCGTCAATCCGGTGTTTCGCCATCAAGGGTATCAGCCCCTCTCCGAGCAAGAGCTGTCCTATATCGAAGGATTTGTCACACGCCCCTATGTCTACATCAACACCGCGCTTCATCGGCTGCTGCGTCAGGGCGGAAATCAAATCGCACTGCCCCGCTGCCGGGCCATGGACAGCGTGCTCGTCATCTCCCCCGACAATCGTCTACTGGCGCCCTGTTACCACTTTGTCCAGGAGGCGCAACAGATCACCGACCTGGAAGATCTATATCACAGCAATTGGTTTCGCGCGTTGAGAGAACGACAGGGCGCTTTTCCAGCGTGCGCTGGATGCAGCCTGAATTGCTATTTTGATCCCTCTTTTCATTATCAGTTGGACCGATTTTTTTTCGACAGCCTGGCTGCCAAGTTCCGTTACGTACGATACAAATACCTGTCGCCGCTGGCTGCAAGCAGCAAGCCCGCTGCGACCGTCTTTCATCAAATCACGAATGAAAAATGCTGA
- a CDS encoding radical SAM protein, translating to MRINPFLMIRHAVAHRPVNSSTEIRITRLCSQRCRQCRVYERNTDPANMSLERFRAVAADLKKYGAYLGFISGGEALLNPDLLPILAEAKKTFRVATTLVTGLYHQRDWVGEVAAYCLANDINIQTSLDGLGETGDYLRGVKQYSRTVLDHMALISEMKQKSKSKSLLYANIVLNQKNLDQVPQLIQSARNLKWRATIGLYHHLTETTRSDDELQIVPDERLDALLAFLDHHPDILNLDSFVRGIGPFLRNGATTPCPFVASRLWMTRVTIMETGDVHLCWGEPLGRLPEQSLQDVFHSANYHERLQQYAACSGCWTTCYTQRYLLLHPRSITELSHNLIKMIRLHRYQQERRR from the coding sequence ATGCGCATCAATCCTTTTCTCATGATCCGGCACGCCGTTGCCCACCGTCCGGTCAACTCAAGCACAGAAATCCGGATCACCCGGCTGTGCAGCCAGCGGTGCCGTCAATGCCGGGTGTATGAGCGGAATACCGATCCGGCGAACATGAGCCTCGAACGCTTTAGAGCGGTCGCCGCCGATCTAAAAAAATACGGAGCCTATCTCGGCTTCATCTCCGGGGGAGAAGCGCTGCTGAATCCCGATCTGCTGCCGATTCTGGCGGAAGCAAAAAAAACATTTCGTGTCGCCACTACGCTGGTGACCGGTCTGTATCACCAGCGGGACTGGGTAGGGGAGGTGGCTGCCTATTGTCTGGCGAACGACATTAACATCCAGACCTCGTTGGACGGCTTGGGCGAAACCGGCGACTATTTGCGTGGCGTCAAGCAGTACAGCCGTACGGTGCTGGATCATATGGCTCTGATCAGCGAAATGAAACAAAAATCCAAATCGAAATCCTTGCTCTACGCCAACATCGTCCTCAATCAAAAAAATCTGGACCAGGTGCCGCAGCTGATTCAAAGCGCCCGCAACTTAAAATGGCGCGCTACTATCGGATTATATCACCATCTCACCGAGACCACGCGCAGCGACGACGAACTGCAGATCGTTCCGGACGAACGGCTGGATGCGCTGCTGGCCTTTCTGGACCACCATCCGGATATTTTGAATCTTGATTCATTCGTCCGCGGCATCGGCCCGTTCCTGCGAAACGGCGCAACCACTCCCTGCCCATTCGTCGCCAGCCGGTTGTGGATGACCCGCGTTACGATTATGGAAACCGGCGATGTTCATCTCTGCTGGGGCGAGCCTCTCGGCCGTCTTCCAGAACAATCGCTGCAGGACGTTTTCCACAGCGCCAACTATCATGAACGGTTGCAGCAGTACGCCGCGTGCAGCGGATGCTGGACCACCTGTTACACCCAGCGCTATCTGCTGTTGCATCCGCGTTCGATCACAGAGCTTTCTCACAATCTCATCAAGATGATCCGGCTGCACCGTTATCAACAGGAGCGGCGGCGATGA
- a CDS encoding glycosyltransferase produces MVGTLSLLLAILYVSLSLWVWYMVRRPWPRCEQADVPMVSVIIAGRNEMEQLPGCLDSLMQLQYPAEKLEILLVDDASHDGSLALLQAFAEGKQHVTVLALERGVKELSGKAGAVLQAIEKSSGEYIFITDADCRVPSRWIETHLTYFTTEVGMVGGLTLLRRRHGKTSLLDRVQALDWLFLQLISSACAQAGKPLSWMGNNMAFRRSAYDEVGGYRTLNYSLIEDFSLLNAISRKTSWRVVLHTDQAAIVQSRPEKTLKQLYQQRRRWALGILPVRPLGKMLMAVTYCIRMLVWLCAALLYPAGWIALAAIVLGDGLILSSRPVFSARELFRSGLGFELFYFLFVMLMPPALWLDKTIIWKDDVYAY; encoded by the coding sequence ATGGTGGGCACGCTGAGCCTCTTACTTGCCATTCTCTATGTGTCGCTGAGCCTCTGGGTCTGGTACATGGTACGCCGGCCGTGGCCCAGGTGCGAACAGGCGGACGTGCCTATGGTCTCGGTCATCATCGCCGGCCGCAATGAAATGGAACAACTGCCCGGTTGTCTGGACAGTCTGATGCAACTGCAGTATCCGGCTGAAAAGCTCGAGATCCTGCTGGTGGATGATGCCTCTCACGACGGCTCGCTGGCGCTGCTGCAGGCCTTTGCTGAGGGAAAACAGCACGTAACCGTATTGGCGCTGGAGCGCGGGGTAAAAGAGCTTTCCGGCAAAGCGGGCGCCGTGCTCCAGGCAATCGAAAAAAGCAGCGGCGAGTACATCTTTATCACCGATGCAGACTGCCGGGTTCCTTCTCGATGGATAGAGACGCATCTTACCTATTTCACGACCGAGGTCGGCATGGTCGGCGGTCTGACGCTGCTGCGCCGGCGTCACGGCAAAACCTCTTTGCTGGATCGGGTGCAAGCGCTGGATTGGCTGTTTCTGCAATTAATCTCTTCCGCCTGTGCACAGGCAGGCAAACCGCTGAGCTGGATGGGCAACAACATGGCGTTCCGCCGATCGGCCTACGATGAAGTGGGTGGATACCGCACGTTGAACTATAGCTTGATCGAGGATTTCAGCCTGTTGAACGCGATCAGCCGCAAAACCTCCTGGCGCGTGGTCCTGCACACGGATCAGGCGGCGATTGTTCAAAGCCGGCCGGAAAAAACCTTGAAACAGCTGTACCAGCAACGCCGACGGTGGGCGCTGGGAATCCTGCCGGTACGGCCGCTGGGAAAAATGCTGATGGCGGTCACCTATTGCATCCGCATGCTGGTTTGGCTGTGCGCGGCACTACTGTATCCCGCCGGATGGATCGCTTTGGCTGCCATTGTGCTGGGCGATGGATTGATATTATCCAGCCGGCCCGTGTTTTCCGCTCGAGAACTTTTCAGGTCCGGGCTCGGATTCGAATTGTTTTATTTTCTATTCGTGATGTTGATGCCGCCCGCCCTCTGGCTGGATAAAACCATCATTTGGAAAGATGATGTGTACGCGTATTGA